A stretch of Fusarium poae strain DAOMC 252244 chromosome 2, whole genome shotgun sequence DNA encodes these proteins:
- a CDS encoding hypothetical protein (TransMembrane:4 (i21-40o46-64i84-101o129-149i)) produces MHLLTTPLLYRLLSYNASPQRTRVVGLALSVLFTTVMVTHVVLDEFLLHAVSFGFGVLIIARRCLQIISQRNLDLDTKRDLRNISIAGISFFIFGYVVWLIDDWACRYLTDIRHTVGLPFAFLFELHGWWHFFTAIGGYIAVVVVDAITSNEKVENPISRLAWPVPLVARLMANSAATKPV; encoded by the exons ATGCACCTCTTGACAACACCCCTCCTCTACCGACTGCTATCCTACAATGCCAGTCCCCAACGCACAAGAGTGGTAGGGCTGGCCCTTTCAGTACTCTTTACAACTGTCATGGTCACGCATGTCGTCCTCGACGAGTTCCTTCTACATGCCGTGTCCTTCGGCTTCGGTGTCTTGATAATAGCTCGTCGTTGTCTCCAGATAATTTCTCAACGAAATCTTGATCTCGACACGAAGCGCGATCTCCGAAACATCTCCATTGCTGGCATAAGCTTTTTCATCTTTGGGTATGTCGTCTGGCTGATCGATGACTGGGCCTGTCGTTACTTGACAGACATTCGACATACCGTCGGTCTACCGTTTGCATTCCTGTTCGAACTGCATGGATG GTGGCACTTCTTTACAGCCATTGGAGGCTACATTGCTGTCGTTGTCGTTGACGCTATTACTTCAAACGAAAAAGTCGAGAACCCTATTTCCAGACTCGCTTGGCCTGTACCATTGGTAGCTCGACTCATGGCCAACTCTGCAGCAACGAAGCCAGTATAG